One window of the Chryseotalea sp. WA131a genome contains the following:
- a CDS encoding serine hydrolase yields the protein MFKIAFTILLSIQLGYSQITVKGKVVSQTDQKPIAYVNVGIVNTGFGTISNEDGSFSLQVPQLNLKDTLRFSGIGYGKRSIPIQSFLTKDVIVYLKEHVTQLNEVTVTSKKEKNKTFELGNRKSRGGTLETDTIYAGSATALLIENKNPVQKGFSFPVYLQSASIRIFRNNLPAFKMRVRLYSVDKITKSPDEDLLKKSVVVESTMRNGWLTFDLSEFQYLIKEPFFIAFEQILTKTDRAQVAKGYQDFIKKHPDRLRIDTVVFEGKKQVRQRVGMSGIDLPGTFIGIAPGEAASKLYSCFTRNTSFDKWEKVRGTLAATVTVSNQPPASQAVSTIAPEKPCQESSAACAAIEDCNNFLGESNVNGLQLCVSIKGKIKLSRGFGLADVENKLPVTPNTRFRINSVSKAVTSAALIKLLSENKLDLDAPIQKYIPSFPLKKYSFTTRQLAGHLAGIRDYHENDLSDLVRTEHYETATQAIKIFENDSLLFKPGSQFHYSTFGWNLIGAVIEGASGQNYLDYMQEHIWKPMAMMNTGGDDNTKNISERSKFYDATGEENNYGDFSYKYPGGGLLSTAEDLVKFGNELLYGNTLNPTLTKKLFETQFTSWNKVTDYGMGWYIGKDKNGHRIWYHAGDMLSSSSYLIIYPDDDIVIAFLANSQEGVLFDMEKIGEMFYTR from the coding sequence ATGTTCAAAATCGCCTTTACGATACTTCTCAGCATTCAACTGGGGTATTCACAAATTACCGTAAAAGGAAAAGTAGTCAGTCAAACGGATCAGAAGCCTATTGCCTACGTCAATGTTGGAATAGTAAACACCGGGTTCGGGACGATTTCCAACGAAGATGGTTCGTTCTCACTGCAAGTGCCCCAACTCAATTTGAAAGACACGCTTCGTTTTTCTGGAATTGGGTATGGTAAAAGAAGTATTCCGATTCAATCATTTCTCACAAAAGACGTCATCGTTTATTTGAAGGAACACGTTACACAATTGAACGAAGTCACCGTCACCTCAAAAAAAGAAAAGAACAAAACGTTTGAATTGGGAAATAGAAAGTCGCGAGGGGGAACACTTGAAACCGACACGATTTATGCAGGTTCGGCAACGGCTCTCTTGATTGAAAACAAAAATCCCGTACAAAAAGGCTTTTCATTTCCAGTTTACTTACAAAGTGCAAGCATCCGGATTTTCAGAAACAATTTGCCAGCCTTCAAAATGCGCGTTCGGCTGTATTCAGTTGATAAAATTACAAAATCGCCTGATGAAGACCTTCTAAAAAAAAGCGTTGTAGTTGAATCGACCATGCGAAATGGTTGGTTGACGTTTGACCTTTCTGAATTTCAGTATCTAATCAAGGAACCTTTCTTTATCGCCTTTGAGCAAATTCTTACCAAAACCGATAGAGCCCAGGTTGCAAAAGGCTACCAAGACTTTATCAAAAAGCACCCCGACCGGTTGCGCATTGACACGGTTGTCTTTGAGGGTAAAAAGCAAGTGCGGCAGCGAGTGGGGATGAGTGGTATTGACTTGCCCGGAACATTTATTGGAATAGCTCCGGGCGAAGCGGCCAGCAAATTATATAGCTGCTTTACTCGAAACACGAGCTTTGACAAGTGGGAAAAAGTGCGCGGGACTTTAGCTGCCACTGTAACGGTGAGCAACCAGCCTCCAGCCTCCCAAGCAGTTTCCACTATCGCGCCAGAAAAGCCTTGCCAAGAAAGCAGTGCGGCATGTGCCGCCATAGAAGATTGCAACAATTTTTTAGGCGAATCAAACGTAAATGGTTTGCAGCTTTGCGTAAGCATAAAAGGCAAAATAAAACTATCGCGAGGGTTTGGATTGGCTGACGTTGAAAACAAACTGCCAGTAACCCCTAACACTCGCTTTCGCATCAACAGTGTATCAAAAGCGGTAACCTCGGCCGCGCTGATAAAACTGTTATCTGAAAATAAATTGGATTTGGATGCGCCTATACAAAAATACATTCCTTCATTTCCATTGAAGAAATATTCATTTACTACTCGCCAACTGGCTGGACACTTGGCTGGTATTCGAGATTACCACGAAAATGACTTGAGCGACTTAGTTCGTACCGAACATTATGAAACGGCCACTCAAGCTATCAAGATTTTTGAAAATGATAGCTTGCTGTTTAAGCCTGGCTCACAATTCCACTATTCTACATTTGGTTGGAATTTGATTGGAGCCGTGATTGAAGGCGCGAGCGGCCAAAACTATTTGGATTACATGCAGGAACATATATGGAAGCCAATGGCAATGATGAATACGGGTGGTGATGACAACACCAAAAACATTTCCGAAAGAAGTAAGTTTTATGACGCCACGGGAGAAGAGAATAACTATGGTGATTTTAGCTACAAGTACCCAGGCGGTGGACTTTTATCAACAGCCGAAGATTTAGTAAAATTTGGCAATGAATTATTATATGGTAATACGCTCAATCCCACGCTGACCAAAAAGCTATTTGAAACACAATTTACTTCATGGAATAAGGTAACTGACTATGGAATGGGTTGGTACATTGGGAAGGATAAGAATGGCCATCGCATTTGGTACCACGCAGGCGATATGTTGAGCAGCAGTTCATATTTAATTATCTATCCGGACGATGACATCGTTATTGCTTTCTTGGCCAATTCACAAGAAGGAGTTTTGTTTGATATGGAGAAGATTGGGGAGATGTTTTATACCAGATAA
- a CDS encoding M23 family metallopeptidase, with amino-acid sequence MPVEGANSKSYHPNSYWYYPWGKSGTHKGVDIFAKQGTPVIASTSGIVLYTGNILLGGNVVLLLGPKWKVHYFAHLENISTSSFSCLSVGEKLGTVGTTGNAIGKQPHLHYSIVTLIPYVWRIDGSQQGWKKMFYLNPIDSFKR; translated from the coding sequence ATGCCGGTGGAAGGAGCGAATTCCAAAAGCTATCACCCTAATTCGTATTGGTATTATCCGTGGGGAAAGTCGGGCACGCACAAAGGGGTTGATATCTTTGCTAAGCAGGGAACGCCAGTAATAGCCTCAACTTCTGGTATAGTTTTGTACACAGGCAATATTCTGCTTGGCGGCAATGTGGTGTTGCTGCTCGGGCCAAAGTGGAAGGTGCATTACTTTGCACATCTGGAGAATATATCTACGAGTTCGTTTTCGTGTTTAAGCGTTGGTGAGAAGTTGGGAACGGTAGGCACTACTGGCAATGCAATAGGAAAACAGCCACATCTCCATTATTCAATCGTGACTTTGATACCTTATGTTTGGAGAATTGATGGATCTCAGCAGGGTTGGAAGAAAATGTTTTATCTTAACCCAATTGATTCTTTTAAAAGATGA
- a CDS encoding class I SAM-dependent methyltransferase: protein MKKVIAWVIRFVPRKYLQRLSGIGLKVLGIFYAGKNVECPICNHPYRSFLPYGRINPRPNALCPNCLSLERHRLIWLYLRDKTNFFSAKLKVLHIAPEPCFMKPFEKLHGEGYITADIESPLAKVKMDIHQIPFGENHFDAVLCNHVLEHVQNDIKAMSEINRVLKPGGWAILQVPFFHPIPEVTFEDNSITDPRAREKAFGQDDHVRKFGKDYSKRIEQAGLHATQNTFAADLTEEKATYFGVERKEVLYVGKKG, encoded by the coding sequence ATGAAAAAAGTTATCGCGTGGGTCATTCGCTTTGTGCCCCGAAAATATTTGCAGCGGCTCAGTGGTATTGGCCTAAAAGTATTGGGTATTTTTTATGCAGGCAAAAATGTAGAGTGCCCCATCTGCAACCATCCATACCGCTCGTTCTTGCCGTATGGCAGAATCAATCCCCGACCAAACGCACTTTGTCCTAATTGTTTAAGTTTAGAGCGCCACCGGTTGATTTGGCTTTACCTGCGCGATAAAACGAATTTCTTTTCTGCAAAATTGAAGGTGCTGCACATCGCACCCGAACCTTGCTTTATGAAACCTTTCGAGAAGCTGCATGGTGAGGGCTACATCACAGCAGATATAGAATCTCCTCTAGCCAAAGTAAAGATGGACATCCATCAAATACCGTTTGGTGAAAATCATTTTGATGCCGTGCTGTGCAACCACGTGTTGGAGCATGTGCAAAACGACATCAAAGCCATGAGCGAAATCAACCGTGTGCTAAAGCCAGGTGGCTGGGCCATTTTGCAAGTTCCTTTTTTTCATCCCATTCCAGAAGTGACATTCGAAGACAACTCCATCACCGACCCACGCGCCCGCGAAAAAGCCTTCGGCCAAGATGACCATGTGCGCAAGTTTGGAAAAGACTATTCCAAAAGAATAGAACAAGCCGGACTGCATGCTACACAAAATACATTCGCAGCCGACCTCACGGAAGAAAAGGCAACGTATTTTGGCGTAGAGCGCAAGGAGGTTTTGTATGTGGGGAAGAAAGGTTGA
- a CDS encoding IS5 family transposase → MKNKSRGLFDEQFRLDKIGKQNDPLLKLQAHIDFGIFRKPLEAHFESGKDRSQGGRPSFDYLMMFKILILQRYYNLSDDGTEYAILDRLSFMRFLGLTISDTVPDAKTIWNFKNELAKGKMVEKLFSLLDKTLSQRGVILNKGRMIDASIVEVPIQRNSRDENQQLNEGIIPPDWKDKENKLRQKDIDAKWVTHNGKSYYGYKDHVKADARTKLITGYKVTPANVHDSEMIGPLIDKRDRGQKVYADSAYRSEKIEKELNGKNMTSMIHEKGYRNKPLTNAQQKRNKKKSKTRARVEHIFGFMTNSMNRMYIRCRNFVRAKATIGLMNLTYNLFRLTQIKVNLNGR, encoded by the coding sequence ATGAAAAATAAATCGAGAGGATTATTTGATGAGCAGTTTCGGTTGGATAAAATCGGTAAGCAAAACGATCCATTGTTAAAATTGCAAGCCCACATTGACTTTGGGATTTTCCGCAAACCCTTGGAGGCACATTTTGAATCGGGAAAAGACAGAAGCCAAGGCGGTCGCCCTTCCTTTGATTATCTGATGATGTTCAAAATATTGATTTTGCAGCGCTATTATAATTTAAGCGATGACGGCACGGAATATGCGATTTTAGATCGTTTATCGTTCATGCGTTTTTTAGGGTTGACCATATCTGATACGGTGCCCGATGCCAAAACAATCTGGAACTTTAAAAATGAACTTGCCAAAGGCAAGATGGTGGAGAAATTGTTTTCCTTGCTGGATAAAACCTTGAGCCAACGGGGTGTAATTCTTAACAAAGGCCGAATGATAGATGCCTCCATTGTGGAAGTCCCTATTCAACGAAACAGCCGCGATGAGAACCAACAACTCAATGAGGGGATTATTCCCCCAGATTGGAAAGATAAAGAAAACAAGCTACGCCAGAAAGATATTGATGCCAAATGGGTTACGCACAATGGAAAAAGTTACTATGGGTATAAAGACCATGTGAAAGCCGATGCGCGCACCAAACTCATTACGGGTTATAAGGTAACCCCTGCCAATGTTCACGATAGTGAAATGATTGGACCATTGATTGACAAAAGGGATCGCGGACAAAAAGTATATGCTGATAGTGCTTATCGGAGTGAGAAAATTGAAAAAGAGTTGAACGGAAAAAATATGACCTCCATGATCCATGAAAAAGGATACCGCAATAAACCCCTTACCAATGCGCAGCAAAAGCGCAACAAGAAGAAATCAAAGACAAGGGCAAGAGTGGAGCACATTTTTGGGTTCATGACCAACTCGATGAACCGAATGTATATCCGATGCCGAAACTTTGTGAGGGCCAAAGCAACGATTGGTTTAATGAACCTCACCTACAATTTGTTCAGGCTAACGCAGATAAAAGTGAACTTGAATGGCCGATAG
- a CDS encoding tetratricopeptide repeat protein, with amino-acid sequence MERKGGKWYLSKSASPYSGQFIDYFFNGKKQGDGTLKDGVLEGRRNVYYPNGNLSYFTHYVNGGETGESKEYFMNGTLHQEGNFVNGKDDGLWKEWYSTGQLKRQTSFKLGEVIGATKEDDKFHKYLSSGIKMFNEENYQGAIKSYEKAIEINPNYSDAYFHRGTAYLYNFKFDEAIKDYDKAVDLEPMYMESLSNRAFARLRKYEFKDRRTLSKNSGVTVLAAKDKVEIPQEEKIKICSDLKKGLELGDNKPMILDALKKYCE; translated from the coding sequence ATGGAGAGGAAAGGCGGAAAATGGTATCTCTCCAAATCGGCTTCTCCTTATTCTGGACAATTCATTGACTATTTTTTCAATGGAAAAAAACAAGGGGACGGAACGCTGAAAGATGGTGTACTTGAAGGTCGAAGAAATGTTTATTACCCAAATGGAAATTTGAGTTATTTTACTCATTATGTCAATGGCGGTGAAACAGGAGAATCTAAAGAGTACTTTATGAACGGGACACTTCATCAGGAAGGAAATTTCGTGAATGGAAAAGACGATGGGCTTTGGAAAGAGTGGTATTCGACAGGCCAACTCAAGCGGCAGACAAGTTTTAAACTAGGCGAAGTAATAGGCGCGACCAAGGAAGATGACAAGTTTCACAAATATTTGTCGAGCGGAATTAAAATGTTTAACGAGGAGAATTATCAAGGCGCAATAAAGTCTTATGAGAAAGCAATTGAAATTAATCCAAATTATAGTGACGCATATTTTCATCGTGGGACAGCATATCTATACAATTTCAAGTTTGACGAAGCGATAAAGGATTATGATAAAGCGGTTGATCTCGAACCAATGTACATGGAATCGTTGAGCAACCGAGCTTTTGCGAGACTTAGGAAGTATGAATTCAAAGACAGAAGAACTTTGAGTAAAAATAGTGGAGTTACAGTTTTAGCAGCAAAGGACAAAGTAGAAATACCTCAAGAGGAGAAAATAAAAATATGCTCTGACCTAAAGAAAGGTTTAGAGCTTGGCGACAATAAACCGATGATATTAGATGCCTTAAAAAAATATTGTGAGTGA